The DNA segment AAAACAGAAGCAAACTGGCATCAATTAACCAGATTGCTTCTGTTTTTATTGGATATCGCGCGTCAATGTTTTTAATCCGTATTTTTCTACTACGCTAAAAGCATCTTCACGAAAACCGTCGTATTTCAAATTAGCTAGGTTTATTTCTAGTGGAACTTCTGTGTGAATTCTAGCTAGTTTTTGGCTTAGTTCTAACATTGCTAAGTCTTCTTGAATTTTTGTTTGTTGAGCTGGTTTAAGTTTATCAAGATTATTTAAGACACCTTCAATAGACTCAAATTCTTGAATCAGCTTAATTGCTGTTTTTTCGCCAATACCTCGAACACCAGGATATCCATCAGAAGTGTCCCCCATCAATGCTTTTACATCAATAAACTGTTTCGGCGTAATGCCCATTTCTTCAAAAAATGTTGCTTCATTATATCGTTTATAATTGCCGTATCCCTTTTGCATAATCCAGACTTCATTAGTTGGTCGGATTAGTTGTAGTAAGTCTTTGTCGCCACTTAAAACAGTTGTAGCGATTGTATTACTTGTTTGAACTGTAATCGTACCAATGCAGTCATCCGCTTCAAAACCAGGCACGCCTAAATTGACAAAACCAAAACCTGCAGCTACTTCTTTTGCTAAATCAAATTGTGGAATCATTTCTTCTGGTGGAGCTGTTCTACCTGCCTTATAACCATCATACAATTCATTACGAAATGTTTGTGAACCCATATCCCAGCAAATAAGTGTATGTGTCGGATTGCTTTGACGAATAGCGGCAAACATGTGACGCATAAAACCTTGCACGCCATTCGTTGGAATTCCATTTTGATTAAACATAAATTGCTTTGAAACGGCTGTTGCATAAAATGCTCGGAATAGTAATGCCATTCCATCCACAACGAGCAAATTTTCTCGATTTTCGTTCATATATAATCCTCCAATTTCCTTCTACTGCCATCTATTGTAGCATAATTATATCTGGCTCGCAGAAAAAAGGAGTATTTTACCAGCTTGCTTTTTTCACGCCGGGTAATTGTCCTTGATGTGCTAACTCACGAAAACGAATCCGTGACATTCCGAATTTACGCATATAACCATGTGGTCGTCCTGTTAAGGCGCAACGATTGTGTAGTCGAGACGGTGTGGAATCGCGAGGTAATTTGCGTAGCTCTTCATAACGACCTTCTGCTTTTAGTGTCCGGCGAAGTTCAGCGTATTGTTCTACAAGCGCTTTTTGACGTTCATGTTTAACCACTTTTGATTTTTTAGCCATAAAGTTTCTCCTTTCTTAAATAATAATCATTCCGATTTATATCATACGCCCATTTTAAAATGAAAGCAAGTCTATTGTTTCAAAAAAACCGATACCCTCTAAGCCAGGTATCGGTTTCTAGTTTATTTAGTTCCAACAATCGGACCATAAGCATTGGAGAATCCATTATTATAGGCAACTCCTGCGCTATTTTTTCCTCCATCCCAGTTAACAGACCATGTCATAATTCCTTTCACTGGAGTCCCTTTTGTTTGCAAACGATTGAATACATTTTTAACGATTTGAGGATCTTTTACATAACCAGTTGCTGCTGCGTCAACATTTGCTGGCAAGCCGAAGACAAATTTATTGGCAGGGATTTTCAGATAGCCACGAGTTCCGTTAATGAAAGAATCCGCCATATAATATAAGAATGATTCTTTTAATGTATCGTTATTTTGCGCAATCCATTGGTTCGTTTCATCTACCCAGACACCGTCGCCACCTTGGTTGTATAGTTGAGGGGCAATATAATCATAATAATTAGCCAAGGAAGTTAAATAACTTTCATAAGCACTTCCAGGTTTCAAATATGGAAATTCTGGCGCCATGGTGATTAAGAAATTTTTGCCTTCTGCTTTATAATGATCTTTGACGATTTTTAACGCTGCTGGGATAACTGTTTTATTATCCCCTGCTGTTATCGCACTTTGTTCTAAGTCAATGTCTAATCCGTCAAAACCATATGTTTCTACTTGGCGGATAATTTCGTTTGCGAATGCCTGTTCATCTCCTGCCTTAAGTTCCACATGACCATCTGCACCACCGAGCGCTAGAAGCACTGCACGCCCCTCTTTATTTAACGCACCTACTTGCGCTCTGAAATCGCTATCATTTATTCCCACTGGTTTAAATGTTGGAATGCGATTTACTCCGTCCCCTTTCATAAAGGAAACATCTACCACGTTATAAGCTTTTGGTGTATCTTTCAGCGCAATATCAGCCGAGGTTCCTTGTTGATAACCGTCTTTCCCAGTTGATTTCCAACTATGCCAGTATCCAACTAGCACCTGTTTGTTAGAAATATCTGGCATAACAGAAGCATCATCCGTCGCTGCTTGTGCCGTACTGCCAAATGCTCCCAGTCCCGCGCCAACTAATAGTAAAGACAAACCACCAACCATTACTTGTTTTCCATTCATCTACTTTTCCCCCTTACTTTATCTACCCCAAACGTGCTTTTTTGGAGCTACTAGAAAATACCCAGCCTACTGAAAACAAAACTAGAAAAACAGTAAAAAAGCGAAATTGATATAGACCAATTCCGCTTTCAAATAAATAAATGTTTATAAGTATATGAGAAAAAATAGCCCAATTAAAACTGTTTTATTTTTTCACTCGGCATGTTGTGGTTTTGGATCCGCTACTTTTTTATCGTTGCGATGCGGAATCATGTTGAAAATAATATTGAGTGTAATTGCAGTAACACTTCCAGCTACAATCCCATTACTCGTAAATAAACGAACAAAAGATGGGAAGGCATTAAATAAATCTGGTACAACCGTTACGCCTAAGCCAACACCGACTGCACACGCAATAATTAATAAATTTTCTTGAGAAGTAAAATTAACTTTTCCTAACATCTTAATACCTTGCGCAACAACCATCCCAAACATCGCAACCATCGCGCCACCAAGAACTGGCGTTGGAATAATCGTTGTCACAGCGCCAATTTTTGGAATTAAACCTAAAACGATTAAGAAACCAGCTGCCGCATAAATCACTTTACGCGTTTTAATGCCAGAAAGCTGAACAAGTCCGACATTTTGTGAATAAGCGGTATAAGGGAATGTATTAAAAACTCCGCCAAGCATAATCGCTAGCCCTTCTGCACGGTAACCACGAGTTAAATCTTTTTGCGTTAATTTTCGTTCGGTAATATCTGATAAAGCAAAATAAACCCCCGTTGATTCTACCATACTGACAAGCGCAATTAAAATCATCGTAATAATCGCCGGCCACTCAAATGTCGGTGTTCCAAAGTAAAATGGTTTTGGCATATGAAACCAACTTGCTTCACTAACAGGCCCAAGCGAAATCCCTTTATAAAGTGCTGCAAAGAGCGAACCTCCAACAAGACCAATCAAAACAGCAATAGCTTTCGAAAAACCTTGTCCAAAACGATATACTAAAATAATTAATAATAATGTCCCAAAACCAAGACCGAGGTTATACATCGAACCAAAATCCTTTGCCCCTGCCCCGCCGGCAAGATTATTAATGGCAACGGGAATAAGAGTTAAACCTATCACTGTTACAACGGAACCAGTCACAACAGGAGGGAAAAACCGCACAACTTTGGAGAAAAAAGGTGCTATTAATAATACAAAAAGTCCTGAAACAATAATCGAACCATAAATTGCGCCAATTCCCATGTCTTGTCCAATCAAAATAATTGGTGCAATCGCCTGAACTGCACACCCAAGTACAACAGGTAAACCAATCCCAAAGAAACGATTGACTGTTAATTGTAGCAATGTTGCAATTCCACACATAAAAATATCAATCGAAACTAAATATGTCATTTCTTCTCCATTGAAACCTAGCGCCCCACCAATTAATAACGGAACGATTACTGCTCCTGCATACATAGCTAGAACATGCTGAAATCCTAAAGCTGCAATTTTCCCTTTACCTAACATTTACTCCTATTCCTCCTCTAAAAATAAAATTCCTTCGTTTTCAAGTGAGGCAATTCGTGCTAGTGAGTAAACTGGAATTCCTGTTTTATTTAATAGTTCTCGACCTTGCTGGAAAGATTTCTCAATAACAATTCCGATTCCTGCCACTTTTGCTCCGGCAAGCTCCGCAATTTCAAGTAACCCAAGAGCTGCTTGACCATTTGCTAAAAAATCATCAATAACTAAAATAGTATCTGCATCGGTTAAAAATTGTTTCGATACGGAAATATCATTTGATTCTTTTTTTGTATACGAATAAACTGTGCTCGTATACAAATTGTCTGTTAATGTCACTGATTTTTTCTTTCTAGCAAAAACGACTGGCACCGAAAGCGCAAGTCCTGCAAAAACTGCTGGTGCAATGCCCGATGATTCGATTGTGACGATTTTTGTAATGCCTAAATCTTGGAAGCGTTCAGCAAATGCCTTTCCCATTTCTTGCATTAAACCAGGATCAATTTGATGATTTAAAAATGCATCTACTTTTAAAACATTTCCTGGTAAAACGGTACCTTTTTCTTTAATAAACTCTTCCAGTAATTTCAAAGATATTCTCCTTTCAAAATAAAAAAACTGCTCCTCTAAATTTAGAGAAGCAGTATAGAAGCCACCAATTTTCGGAGTGACTTCTTTATACCAACTACTCATAGTCCGGTTATTTACGGTAACCAGGTAGAAACTCGTTGCCCAATCGCAACTATTATATAAGTATTTCGGTTTTAAGTTATGTTGTTTATTATAGCTTTCCAAAGGAGCACGGTCAAGCAAATTTTTTACTTATTAAATTGGTAAACATATGCGTATCTTTTTTCTAGTAGCTCTAGTAAATACGTTGGATTCAAGCCTTCTCCTGTTGTATCTGTTAGAATATCTAATGGTTTTTTTGTTTTACCGAATGTATGAACATGTTCCGTTAACCAGGTTTTTAATTCCGTATAATCATCACTAGCAATGATAGCATCAATATTCGTAATTTCTTTTTGCATTTGATGGAAGAACTGCGCGGCAT comes from the Listeria welshimeri serovar 6b str. SLCC5334 genome and includes:
- a CDS encoding 5'-3' exonuclease; translation: MNENRENLLVVDGMALLFRAFYATAVSKQFMFNQNGIPTNGVQGFMRHMFAAIRQSNPTHTLICWDMGSQTFRNELYDGYKAGRTAPPEEMIPQFDLAKEVAAGFGFVNLGVPGFEADDCIGTITVQTSNTIATTVLSGDKDLLQLIRPTNEVWIMQKGYGNYKRYNEATFFEEMGITPKQFIDVKALMGDTSDGYPGVRGIGEKTAIKLIQEFESIEGVLNNLDKLKPAQQTKIQEDLAMLELSQKLARIHTEVPLEINLANLKYDGFREDAFSVVEKYGLKTLTRDIQ
- the rpsN gene encoding 30S ribosomal protein S14 encodes the protein MAKKSKVVKHERQKALVEQYAELRRTLKAEGRYEELRKLPRDSTPSRLHNRCALTGRPHGYMRKFGMSRIRFRELAHQGQLPGVKKASW
- the chiA gene encoding chitinase ChiA, whose product is MNGKQVMVGGLSLLLVGAGLGAFGSTAQAATDDASVMPDISNKQVLVGYWHSWKSTGKDGYQQGTSADIALKDTPKAYNVVDVSFMKGDGVNRIPTFKPVGINDSDFRAQVGALNKEGRAVLLALGGADGHVELKAGDEQAFANEIIRQVETYGFDGLDIDLEQSAITAGDNKTVIPAALKIVKDHYKAEGKNFLITMAPEFPYLKPGSAYESYLTSLANYYDYIAPQLYNQGGDGVWVDETNQWIAQNNDTLKESFLYYMADSFINGTRGYLKIPANKFVFGLPANVDAAATGYVKDPQIVKNVFNRLQTKGTPVKGIMTWSVNWDGGKNSAGVAYNNGFSNAYGPIVGTK
- a CDS encoding nucleobase:cation symporter-2 family protein, with protein sequence MLGKGKIAALGFQHVLAMYAGAVIVPLLIGGALGFNGEEMTYLVSIDIFMCGIATLLQLTVNRFFGIGLPVVLGCAVQAIAPIILIGQDMGIGAIYGSIIVSGLFVLLIAPFFSKVVRFFPPVVTGSVVTVIGLTLIPVAINNLAGGAGAKDFGSMYNLGLGFGTLLLIILVYRFGQGFSKAIAVLIGLVGGSLFAALYKGISLGPVSEASWFHMPKPFYFGTPTFEWPAIITMILIALVSMVESTGVYFALSDITERKLTQKDLTRGYRAEGLAIMLGGVFNTFPYTAYSQNVGLVQLSGIKTRKVIYAAAGFLIVLGLIPKIGAVTTIIPTPVLGGAMVAMFGMVVAQGIKMLGKVNFTSQENLLIIACAVGVGLGVTVVPDLFNAFPSFVRLFTSNGIVAGSVTAITLNIIFNMIPHRNDKKVADPKPQHAE
- a CDS encoding xanthine phosphoribosyltransferase; translated protein: MKLLEEFIKEKGTVLPGNVLKVDAFLNHQIDPGLMQEMGKAFAERFQDLGITKIVTIESSGIAPAVFAGLALSVPVVFARKKKSVTLTDNLYTSTVYSYTKKESNDISVSKQFLTDADTILVIDDFLANGQAALGLLEIAELAGAKVAGIGIVIEKSFQQGRELLNKTGIPVYSLARIASLENEGILFLEEE